From Montipora foliosa isolate CH-2021 chromosome 6, ASM3666993v2, whole genome shotgun sequence, a single genomic window includes:
- the LOC138006697 gene encoding ubiquitin-like domain-containing CTD phosphatase 1, with translation MAAGKETNKVNIIVKWSGREYNIEDVSLNETVRYLKDLIKERTGVLPDRQKLFGLKHKGKNPDDDVRLSALNLKPNNKIMMMGTREENLAEVIAPSDELVNNQVLNDFDIEEDEIQIENREENLAKIDRRVSDYKLEICNPPRAGKKLLVLDVDYTIFDHRSVAETGAELMRPYLHDFLATSYEHYDIAIWSATSMKWINAKMKELGIIDNPNYKICLLLDSGAMITVLSSKYGLIETKPLGVIWGKFEEYNSKNTIIFDDLRRNFLMNPQNGLKIRPFREAHKNRHKDKELLKLAKYLKRIARLDDFSSLNHKYWESYKP, from the exons ATGGCGGCGGGAAAAGAGACCAACAAAGTAAACATCATTGTCAAATGGAGTGGAAGGGAATATAATATAGAGGATGTATCGCTAAATGAAACTGTGCGATATTTAAAGGATCTAATTAAGGAAAGAACTGGCGTTTTACCCGATAGACAAAAGCTGTTTGGTTTAAAACACAAAG GTAAAAATCCTGACGATGATGTACGTTTAAGTGCATTAAATTTGAAGCCTAATAATAAAATCATGATGATGGGAACACGAGAAGAGAACTTG GCAGAAGTGATTGCTCCATCTGATGAACTGGTAAACAACCAAGTATTGAATGACTTTGATATAGAAGAAGATGAGATACAAATTGAGAACAG AGAGGAAAATCTGGCAAAAATTGATAGACGAGTTTCAGATTATAAGCTGGAAATATGTAACCCACCAAGAGCCGGAAAGAAACTGCTTGTCCTTGATGTGGATTACACAATATTTG ATCACAGATCAGTTGCAGAGACCGGTGCAGAGCTAATGAGACCATACCTCCATGATTTTCTTGCCACATCCTATGAACATTATGACATTGCTATATGGT cGGCCACCAGCATGAAATGGATAAATGCTAAAATGAAA GAGCTTGGTATTATAGATAACCCAAATTACAAGATCTGCCTTCTGTTAGACAGTGGAGCTATGATAACTGTTTTGTCTTCAAAATACGGCCTCATTGAG ACCAAGCCACTTGGCGTCATTTGGGGGAAATTTGAAGAGTATAATAGCAAAAATACCATCATTTTCGATGATCTCAGACGAAACTTTCTAATGAATCCACAGAATGGACTTAAG ATCAGACCTTTTCGCGAGGCACATAAGAATAGACACAAGGACAAAGAGTTGTTAAAATTAGcaaagtatttgaaaaggaTAGCGAGGTTGGATGATTTCAGCAGTTTAAATCACAAGTATTGGGAAAG